The DNA sequence NNNNNNNNNNNNNNNNNNNNNNNNNNNNNNNNNNNNNNNNNNNNNNNNNNNNNNNNNNNNNNNNNNNNNNNNNNNNNNNNNNNNNNNNNNNNNNNNNNNNNNNNNNNNNNNNNNNNNNNNNNNNNNNNNNNNNNNNNNNNNNNNNNNNNNNNNNNNNNNNNNNNNNNNNNNNNNNNNNNNNNNNNNNNNNNNNNNNNNNNNNNNNNNNNNNNNNNNNNNNNNNNNNNNNNNNNNNNNNNNNNNNNNNNNNNNNNNNNNNNNNNNNNNNNNNNNNNNNNNNNNNNNNNNNNNNNNNNNNNNNNNNNNNNNNNNNNNNNNNNNNNNNNNNNNNNNNNNNNNNNNNNNNNNNNNNNNNNNNNNNNNNNNNNNNNNNNNNNNNNNNNNNNNNNNNNNNNNNNNNNNNNNNNNNNNNNNNNNNNNNNNNNNNNNNNNNNNNNNNNNNNNNNNNNNNNNNNNNNNNNNNNNNNNNNNNNNNNNNNNNNNNNNNNNNNNNNNNNNNNNNNNNNNNNNNNNNNNNNNNNNNNNNNNNNNNNNNNNNNNNNNNNNNNNNNNNNNNNNNNNNNNNNNNNNNNNNNNNNNNNNNNNNNNNNNNNNNNNNNNNNNNNNNNNNNNNNNNNNNNNNNNNNNNNNNNNNNNNNNNNNNNNNNNNNNNNNNNNNNNNNNNNNNNNNNNNNNNNNNNNNNNNNNNNNNNNNNNNNNNNNNNNNNNNNNNNNNNNNNNNNNNNNNNNNNNNNNNNNNNNNNNNNNNNNNNNNNNNNNNNNNNNNNNNNNNNNNNNNNNNNNNNNNNNNNNNNNNNNNNNNNNNNNNNNNNNNNNNNNNNNNNNNNNNNNNNNNNNNNNNNNNNNNNNNNNNNNNNNNNNNNNNNNNNNNNNNNNNNNNNNNNNNNNNNNNNNNNNNNNNNNNNNNNNNNNNNNNNNNNNNNNNNNNNNNNNNNNNNNNNNNNNNNNNNNNNNNNNNNNNNNNNNNNNNNNNNNNNNNNNNNNNNNNNNNNNNNNNNNNNNNNNNNNNNNNNNNNNNNNNNNNNNNNNNNNNNNNNNNNNNNNNNNNNNNNNNNNNNNNNNNNNNNNNNNNNNNNNNNNNNNNNNNNNNNNNNNNNNNNNNNNNNNNNNNNNNNNNNNNNNNNNNNNNNNNNNNNNNNNNNNNNNNNNNNNNNNNNNNNNNNNNNNNNNNNNNNNNNNNNNNNNNNNNNNNNNNNNNNNNNNNNNNNNNNNNNNNNNNNNNNNNNNNNNNNNNNNNNNNNNNNNNNNNNNNNNNNNNNNNNNNNNNNNNNNNNNNNNNNNNNNNNNNNNNNNNNNNNNNNNNNNNNNNNNNNNNNNNNNNNNNNNNNNNNNNNNNNNNNNNNNNNNNNNNNNNNNNNNNNNNNNNNNNNNNNNNNNNNNNNNNNNNNNNNNNNNNNNNNNNNNNNNNNNNNNNNNNNNNNNNNNNNNNNNNNNNNNNNNNNNNNNNNNNNNNNNNNNNNNNNNNNNNNNNNNNNNNNNNNNNNNNNNNNNNNNNNNNNNNNNNNNNNNNNNNNNNNNNNNNNNNNNNNNNNNNNNNNNNNNNNNNNNNNNNNNNNNNNNNNNNNNNNNNNNNNNNNNNNNNNNNNNNNNNNNNNNNNNNNNNNNNNNNNNNNNNNNNNNNNNNNNNNNNNNNNNNNNNNNNNNNNNNNNNNNNNNNNNNNNNNNNNNNNNNNNNNNNNNNNNNNNNNNNNNNNNNNNNNNNNNNNNNNNNNNNNNNNNNNNNNNNNNNNNNNNNNNNNNNNNNNNNNNNNNNNNNNNNNNNNNNNNNNNNNNNNNNNNNNNNNNNNNNNNNNNNNNNNNNNNNNNNNNNNNNNNNNNNNNNNNNNNNNNNNNNNNNNNNNNNNNNNNNNNNNNNNNNNNNNNNNNNNNNNNNNNNNNNNNNNNNNNNNNNNNNNNNNNNNNNNNNNNNNNNNNNNNNNNNNNNNNNNNNNNNNNNNNNNNNNNNNNNNNNNNNNNNNNNNNNNNNNNNNNNNNNNNNNNNNNNNNNNNNNNNNNNNNNNNNNNNNNNNNNNNNNNNNNNNNNNNNNNNNNNNNNNNNNNNNNNNNNNNNNNNNNNNNNNNNNNNNNNNNNNNNNNNNNNNNNNNNNNNNNNNNNNNNNNNNNNNNNNNNNNNNNNNNNNNNNNNNNNNNNNNNNNNNNNNNNNNNNNNNNNNNNNNNNNNNNNNNNNNNNNNNNNNNNNNNNNNNNNNNNNNNNNNNNNNNNNNNNNNNNNNNNNNNNNNNNNNNNNNNNNNNNNNNNNNNNNNNNNNNNNNNNNNNNNNNNNNNNNNNNNNNNNNNNNNNNNNNNNNNNNNNNNNNNNNNNNNNNNNNNNNNNNNNNNNNNNNNNNNNNNNNNNNNNNNNNNNNNNNNNNNNNNNNNNNNNNNNNNNNNNNNNNNNNNNNNNNNNNNNNNNNNNNNNNNNNNNNNNNNNNNNNNNNNNNNNNNNNNNNNNNNNNNNNNNNNNNNNNNNNNNNNNNNNNNNNNNNNNNNNNNNNNNNNNNNNNNNNNNNNNNNNNNNNNNNNNNNNNNNNNNNNNNNNNNNNNNNNNNNNNNNNNNNNNNNNNNNNNNNNNNNNNNNNNNNNNNNNNNNNNNNNNNNNNNNNNNNNNNNNNNNNNNNNNNNNNNNNNNNNNNNNNNNNNNNNNNNNNNNNNNNNNNNNNNNNNNNNNNNNNNNNNNNNNNNNNNNNNNNNNNNNNNNNNNNNNNNNNNNNNNNNNNNNNNNNNNNNNNNNNNNNNNNNNNNNNNNNNNNNNNNNNNNNNNNNNNNNNNNNNNNNNNNNNNNNNNNNNNNNNNNNNNNNNNNNNNNNNNNNNNNNNNNNNNNNNNNNNNNNNNNNNNNNNNNNNNNNNNNNNNNNNNNNNNNNNNNNNNNNNNNNNNNNNNNNNNNNNNNNNNNNNNNNNNNNNNNNNNNNNNNNNNNNNNNNNNNNNNNNNNNNNNNNNNNNNNNNNNNNNNNNNNNNNNNNNNNNNNNNNNNNNNNNNNNNNNNNNNNNNNNNNNNNNNNNNNNNNNNNNNNNNNNNNNNNNNNNNNNNNNNNNNNNNNNNNNNNNNNNNNNNNNNNNNNNNNNNNNNNNNNNNNNNNNNNNNNNNNNNNNNNNNNNNNNNNNNNNNNNNNNNNNNNNNNNNNNNNNNNNNNNNNNNNNNNNNNNNNNNNNNNNNNNNNNNNNNNNNNNNNNNNNNNNNNNNNNNNNNNNNNNNNNNNNNNNNNNNNNNNNNNNNNNNNNNNNNNNNNNNNNNNNNNNNNNNNNNNNNNNNNNNNNNNNNNNNNNNNNNNNNNNNNNNNNNNNNNNNNNNNNNNNNNNNNNNNNNNNNNNNNNNNNNNNNNNNNNNNNNNNNNNNNNNNNNNNNNNNNNNNNNNNNNNNNNNNNNNNNNNNNNNNNNNNNNNNNNNNNNNNNNNNNNNNNNNNNNNNNNNNNNNNNNNNNNNNNNNNNNNNNNNNNNNNNNNNNNNNNNNNNNNNNNNNNNNNNNNNNNatgacccgcggacaaaagggggaacttggggggcagggcggggatgaGTAGAACATAGGAGACCCTGCCGTGCAAGCTGAAGGTGCATGCGCTCCCTTTCGGttggtccttgaggcctgcctagtaggcaggcactcaccgctctgggtgggtagccttagtgtaggagcagaaaactattcctgagcaaaggaccttgcagacaatgcaggcttggggtgggggtcgtgtataagaaagacagccctgcagaaggagctgggggagggttttgtgctctcttccgggacaatccacccctggatagcacacactcaccagttcagatggaactcctcagcacctaaacagggacgcCTGGTAGCCCCATgagccggggacaaaaggaagaacgtggcaggcagggtggggtccagtagagcacaggagaccctggagcacaagctgaaggtgcccgggctcccttgcgggagaccctgaggcctgcccaggaggcaggcactcaccgctctgggtgggtagccttagtgtaggagcttagaactgttcttgagcacaggtcctagcagacagcagggcaggcttggggggaggggggctaggGGGctgggtcgtgtgtaagaaagacatccctgcagaaggagctgggggagggggggtttgtgctctcttccccTTGGTGGATTCTTGATCCCAGAAGTCAAGCTTACTGGTGACACATTGACCTACCCTTCCTGAGCGAATCCAGCCCCGCACATACAGATGTGAAAGATAGGCCTCCAGAGCCAGAACAGAGTTCTACCAGGAAATGGAGGCTCCCTGGATTCACTTAGAAGGGCGAAGTCATAAAAGGCGCTAGCTGACATTCTGCTTTATACTTGGCTTCCAGCCAGAGATGAGCCAGGAGTCTGAAGAGGCCTCAGCACGAGGCTCACCCTATCATGGTGCCTTTCTATCCCTCACCTTGCAGAGGATTCCTGGAATATAAACCATAGCAGGACAGCTGAAAAGGTCAGGGTTCACACCTTCAAGGCCAGATGGGTCCCAGTATATAGAGATGTGTGACTTGCCCAAGGACATGCAACCAATTCGTGGCAGAGCTCTGACTAGACTTTAAGACCGCAAAGGTTGAGTTTCTGCAGGATTAGAAATAGGATATCTCAATTCTTTGCTCAGGACTGAAATAAACAACTAAAATGAACAGGAAACCAAATCAGACCGTGCAAACCAGATACCACGATCTTCCAGACTCTGATGAGATTGTGTTCAGAGCAATAGGATAATATTAATTAGGCCAGGAACATTACCAGAGCTACACACATGTTACTGGTGTGTGATGAGGATGCCGAACCCCATTTAACACAtgggaagtcagggctggaagAACATAAATAATATGCCCAAGTTGGCATGGATTCTGAGAGAAGAATGCCAAGATTGTCCCTAGCTCCCCTGTTCCCAAAATCTAGGCCTTGATTCACTGTGACACTGGCTTTCCTCAAAAGGAAGGACATAGAGTTGGGTGTCCTCATTTATTTCAGGTCACCATATGCTCAAACCCTAAACTAAGATATATTCGTAAGGaatttaagacaaaaagaaaagaactgtcaGAGAGAAATTGATGTATGAACAAGTTGGCTGAGAATACTTGTGGGTAGGGGagatgtatgcgtgtgtgtgtgtgtgtgtgtgtgtgtgtgtgtgtgtgtgtgtgtgtttgctatgtGTTACACAGCTCAGCTTTGTGTCTTTTCCCAAATTCTACTTGGCCAGGCCATCAGAATGGAGCCTGCTCTTTCCTAAGTATTAGAAACTAAAAGATCTATTGTAACTGATAAGACACTATGCACATATACCCAGGCTTATCCAAACACTTGACAAGCCTGGTTCTGGAAGGCCTCTGCTCTTTGCCCTCAGAACATCCTCGGCTTGTTTAGCAGCCAGAGGAAGAATGGTGATATAGGCATTCAAAGCCCCGAGGAAGCTGTGTTTCCATTGTTCCAGCTCCCAAAGACCAAAGCTCGGTCCTTAGCCCACACTCTGCTTTCACTCTGATATACAAAGTGATTATTTGCCTCCAGCTTATCACATTAGTGACATTGTTGGATTTGATTAAAGTAAGGGACATTGGGGGGTCACACTGCTCTCTGCACACAAAGCATAAGTGATAACCCTCATACTCTTACAAAGCAGGTGGGCCCCCCATGGAGCTCCCCCTTTCCCCATTACCCATTCCAATTCTGTTCAATTCTGCTCAGTTTAGGAACTGAACAGAACCCACCCACTAGATGCCACATCCTGCAATGGACTctagggaggggggaggaggggagagggcgAGCACGCAcgccatccacattcagaggctCCACACTGATGGGAGAGACGCAGTGGGCCAGCAGACTGCTGTGAAGTCTGGGGCACATCCTGCTCCAAGGTGCAGAGAGCGTGAGGACAGCGCAGACCGGCAAGGAGGAGCAGGGCAGACTTTCAGAAAAGCTGGCACAGGCTGCATTTGGAAGGACGAATGGGGTCAGTGAAAACAGAAGAGGGGATCAAGAGAAGAAGACACATAAAAGTCCCAAGTACAGGACAGAGGGTCACCAGGTCTCTTTTAGAGAGGCAGTTGCTCACCTGCATCATCAGCATGGCTCAGGAGCCGGGGAGTAGCCAGCATCCCCAAGCTTTGCCCTCGGCTCTGATCTCCACTCCATCTCCTGGGTCCCTGAGCCCTTTGGCACAGGCTCTCTGCTACTGCTACTTCTGCCCCTAGCCCCCTGGACCCTATGTCATGCATTGGTGGATGTACATTGTGACCTTGACACCTGAATTCTTTGAGGGTATGACCTATAACTGAGTGTGACTGCTTTTTCTACACTGCCCTGAGTGTAAAAGCCAGGCACCAAACAGAAACGCTGTCAGATACGTGCATGGATCCATAAGTTGTTTATGGGAGCAAATATAAAAATACCTAAGTGGAAGACATGGCTCTGGGAAGAGCCGGAGACCAGCCTGACCCTGCTAAGAAGTACTGCTGACAGGGAGAGCGAGCAGAGGTGTGGTTCGGAGCCAGGCAGGCTCTGACTTGTCTGCCCAGGGGTTACTCTGTGGCAACATGGTAGAGGTAGTGGCGATGGGAGAACCACAAACCAGGGTTAAAATCAGCAGGAGAGGCTGCTGTGAAAGTCCGAGCAGGGTGGGAAAGGGCTTAGACCTCACTGCCGCTTGTGGCTAGAGCAATAGTGGACAGCAGTGAAGGGAGGGGCACACCTACCCCTCCAAGTCTTCCAGGCTTCTGCTGCTCATCACTGGGGGCCTGGCTGCCTCCTGCCCTGTCACCTCCACCACAGCCCCAATACTTCTCTTGGCtcctgtcctcctcttcctcctcctcttcttccctccacattgccttttcttccttttactctGCTcgttctttctccccctcctcctcttcttccttccatctctgtctccctccaccttgtcttctcttcctccttctccttctctcccttcctccatatctcttccccctcttcctcctctctgtcttctttcccatcttctctccctccttcttgctttctctttcccccttctttctccatccctcccctctctcctcttcactcccttctcttctttctcctcatccttTTCTTCCCTGTGCTCTTTCTCCCTGGACCAAAGTGCCTTGCCTCCTGTTCCTAACTCACTTCTCTCTGGTGAGAGGAGACAGACCAGGAAGCCTGAGGTCAAAGGGAGCCCAGCTGAAGAGCAGCTAGGAGGTGTCCAGAAGGGGCAGGTGACAGGGACAAACACAGTTAGTACAAGTCAGAGTACAcatctacacagagagacagacNNNNNNNNNNNNNNNNNNNNNNNNNNNNNNNNNNNNNNNNNNNNNNNNNNNNNNNNNNNNNNNNNNNNNNNNNNNNNNNNNNNNNNNNNNNNNNNNNNNNagagagagagagagagagagagagagagagaaccatgggGACAGGAGGCCTAATTAGGGTCAGAATTTTCACAAGTCTAGAAACCCCAGAATGAttgacagattaaaaaaaaaaaaaaggaccacaGCATTTCTTATGGATTCCTTTGTCTTGGGGCCTGGAAACCACAGCTCTCACAACAGTCTCGCCAGGCAGGAGGTGGTAGATGGACACCTACTGAATAGCACCCAAGgttctgtcctttctctgcctctcctatGACTATCTGCCACCTCTACTGTGACCCAGAGCTGGCTGTCTTTAATGATTCTGCGCCAGTCACAGCAGCCTGTTTACAGACATCTAGAGTTCCAAGGCACTCTTAGGACAAGGGATTCGGGATGCGTCCAAATGGACAGCAAAGCCTCGGTCGGAGAATTCGTTCCTCCCTTTCTATTTCTGCCGATGTAAACACTCGCCAGGGAAACAAGGCGTGTGGGCATGCGCGGCCCTGCAGGCCCTCGGGTGGCTGCAAAAGGCAACTGGAAAGTCACATGTCATAACATTGGAAAGTACATATGCAGCTATTCTTAGGCTTGGAATGTATACACTGTCTGCCTGCCCGGCAGCCCTTGCACTGAGCCCCAGAAGCTGTGAAAGTgcctgcagcataaacaaaccaGGAACTCTCCTAGGACAGAGAGTTTGCCAACAGAAGGCAAGGCCTGGGGTTTATGGCTTTACTCTGAGCCTAAGGTAGAAATAATCTTctgaggggaagagacagaccCAGTACCTGTGGATGTCACTGCAGTGAAGCAAGGTAAGTGTCCCTATAGCACTTCATCCCTCGGCCGGCAGACTGCCTGGGTCACCAGTGAAGCCACAGAAGTGTTTGGTCTTTGTTCTGTCAATGCCATCTTTAAAAACCCAAAGCCCATGCAGTTTTCTCCCTAGATTTTGCAACGGCCCCATGTGACCCCTCCCTTTTGTCTGGTGACCAGAAGACCACACCCCCAGAATGTCAGCCTTGGGGGAATAACTAACCCCCAGAAAGAGATTCATAGCTGTGTTTACTGACAAGCCTGCTGAGGATCTGGACAAAAGCATACATTTCTTGTCAAATGCACGCACTGTTCTCTCGTGTCAGGCTCATATGTGAGTCCCTGACCATCAGCTTGGGTTGGGAGATGCCTAAGATTAGCCAGAGATGCTATGTGTCTTTTATCTCTGAGGATAAGCACAGCCTGAAGGAGATCACTTTGTGGTCTGCGGGGAGTGTGGTTTCCTCTTTCATCTTCAGTGTGTTCTGTTTGTGGTCCCACTTGGTAAACGGATAGCGGTGAATGAGGCTTGGAGCCCCCACAGTATGCGCTACCAGAAAGCCTTGCCCTTGCTTCCACTTAGGACTTCCCTCCTTCTTTGTAGGATGGATGAGGAGTTGCCAGATGGGGTTGTCTTCAAAGACCACAACTTCTCCTCCGACTTGCTGAGACAGCTCAACAGCTTAAGGCAAAGCAAGATCCTGACGGATGTGAGCATCTGCTCAGGAGCCTGGGAGGTCCCTTGCCACCGCAACGTGCTGGCCTCCAGCAGCCCCTACTTCAAGGCCATGTTCTGTAGTCACTTCCGGGAGAGCAGGGAGGCCAAAGTGCAGCTGCAAGGCCTCGACTCCACCACTCTGGAGCAGGTCATCACGTATGCATACACGGGAGAGGTGCATATCTCTGCTGCCAACGTCCTCCCACTGATGGAGGCAGCTGCCATGCTGCAGTACCCCCGTGTGTTCGAGGCCTGCTCATCATACCTGCAGAGCCAGCTGACCCCCGGCAACTGCCTGGGCCTGGTCAGACTCGCAGAAATCCTAAGCTGTGAGAGCCTGAAGAAGAAAGCCAGGGAGGTGGCCCTGACTTGCTTCCCAGAGGTAGCAGCATCCGCTGACCTGAAGGAGCTCTGCGCTGCGGAGTTGAGACGCTACCTAGGAGATGACGCACTCTGCGGAGAGGAGGAAGCGGTGTTTGAGGCCCTCATGGCTTGGGTCAAGCACGACCTGAAGGCCCGGTGGCAGCACATGCAGGAGCTGTTGCAGCAGGTCCGCTTGCAGTACATCCACCCAGCCTTCTTCCACCACTTCATCGCCAGCGATGTGCTTCTCCAGTCCTCGCCCGCCTGCCAGGCCATCCTGGAGACAGCCAGCAAGCAAATATTCTGTTTGTACAGCCCCAGCGCCCAGGACTGCGAACTTCTGCAGCACATCCCCCCAAGGAGCTCCTACCAagacttcctcctcctcctgggagGGCGGAAGGAGAGCCAGCAGACCACCAGGGATGTCTTGCTCTACAGTGTAAGGAAGGGTCAGTGGCAGAGCCTGGCCAAACTCCCTGCACGGTTGTACAAGGCCTCCGCCGTCACCTTGCACCGTAGTGTCTACGTGCTTGGGGGCATGGTTGTCAGCGAAGGGAAGAGTCTCATCAGTAGCAGTGTCTACATCTTCTCTCTGAAGCTCAACCAGTGGAGGCTGGGGCGGCCCATGCTGGCAGCCCGCTACTCTCACAGGGGCACCACCCACAAAAACTTCATCTTCTCCATTGGGGGCACTGGAGCAGGGCAGGAGCTCCTGGGCTCCATGGAGAGGTACGACAGCGTCCGTGATGTCTGGGAGAGCATGGCTAACATGCCAGTGGCCGTGCTTCACCCTGCCGTGGCAGTGAAGGACCAAAGGCTCTATCTTTTCGGGGGTGAGGACGTCATGCAGAATCCTGTGCGCCTTATCCAGGTAATCAGC is a window from the Microtus ochrogaster isolate Prairie Vole_2 chromosome 15, MicOch1.0, whole genome shotgun sequence genome containing:
- the Klhl38 gene encoding kelch-like protein 38 — translated: MDEELPDGVVFKDHNFSSDLLRQLNSLRQSKILTDVSICSGAWEVPCHRNVLASSSPYFKAMFCSHFRESREAKVQLQGLDSTTLEQVITYAYTGEVHISAANVLPLMEAAAMLQYPRVFEACSSYLQSQLTPGNCLGLVRLAEILSCESLKKKAREVALTCFPEVAASADLKELCAAELRRYLGDDALCGEEEAVFEALMAWVKHDLKARWQHMQELLQQVRLQYIHPAFFHHFIASDVLLQSSPACQAILETASKQIFCLYSPSAQDCELLQHIPPRSSYQDFLLLLGGRKESQQTTRDVLLYSVRKGQWQSLAKLPARLYKASAVTLHRSVYVLGGMVVSEGKSLISSSVYIFSLKLNQWRLGRPMLAARYSHRGTTHKNFIFSIGGTGAGQELLGSMERYDSVRDVWESMANMPVAVLHPAVAVKDQRLYLFGGEDVMQNPVRLIQVYHISRNTWFKMETRMIKNVCAPAVVLGERIVIVGGYTRRILAYDPRSNKFVKCADMKERRMHHGATVMGNKLYVTGGRRLTTNCNIEDSASFDCYDPETDTWTSQGQLPHRLFDHACLTLQCIPHTAGLT